Proteins from a genomic interval of Harpia harpyja isolate bHarHar1 chromosome 9, bHarHar1 primary haplotype, whole genome shotgun sequence:
- the GABARAPL2 gene encoding gamma-aminobutyric acid receptor-associated protein-like 2 has protein sequence MKWMFKEDHALEHRCVESAKIRAKYPDRVPVIVEKVSGSQIVDIDKRKYLVPSDITVAQFMWIIRKRIQLPSEKAIFLFVDKTVPQSSLTMGQLYEKEKDEDGFLYVAYSGENTFGF, from the exons ATGAAGTGGATGTTCAAGGAGGACCACGCGCTGG AGCACAGATGTGTCGAGTCGGCAAAAATCCGAGCCAAGTACCCTGACCGTGTCCCG GTCATAGTGGAGAAGGTCTCAGGATCTCAGATTGTTGATATCGACAAGAGGAAGTACTTAGTTCCATCTGACATCACCGTGGCCCAGTTCATGTGGATCATCAGGAAGAGGATTCAACTGCCATCTGAGAAAGCAATATTCCTCTTTGTAGACAAGACTGTCCCACAATCCAG CCTAACTATGGGACAACTTTATGAGAAGGAAAAGGATGAGGATGGATTCTTGTATGTTGCCTACAGCGGAGAGAACACATTTGGTTTCTGA